One Hydrotalea sp. DNA window includes the following coding sequences:
- a CDS encoding DNA methyltransferase, which yields MPNNVPTKNPAAPIDTIMLGDAIALAKKIAPESVDLIFADPPYNLQLQNTLHRPNQSLVNGVHDDWDKFSDFAAYDRFTTEWLTAMRGLLKPDGGLWVIGSYHNIFRVGKILQDLGFWILNDIVWIKHNPMPNFKGRRFTNAHETLIWASKSKPAKYQFHYHAMKTLNDDLQMRSDWYLPICSGGERIKTITNNLQDGKHSTKATAAHPTQKPESLLQRVIMATSSVGDVVLDPFAGSGTTLAVAKKLRRHYIGFEREEKYVAISRSRLASVKPIALDHLEIAQSPAKQKRIAFGTLVEQGVIKPGDELVSHHNKYRAKVMVDGSLRALGATPTTNSTSGNDNKNKQLMGSIHQLPARLEQMASCNGWGYWYLTRGKKRILIDDLR from the coding sequence ATGCCGAACAACGTCCCAACCAAGAACCCCGCCGCGCCAATCGATACCATTATGCTGGGCGATGCCATCGCCCTGGCCAAAAAAATTGCACCCGAATCGGTCGATTTGATATTCGCCGACCCGCCCTATAATTTGCAATTGCAAAACACCCTGCACCGCCCCAACCAATCGTTGGTCAATGGCGTGCATGACGATTGGGACAAGTTTTCTGATTTCGCCGCCTATGACCGATTTACCACCGAATGGCTGACGGCGATGCGCGGGTTGTTAAAACCCGATGGCGGCCTGTGGGTGATTGGCAGTTACCATAATATATTTCGCGTCGGAAAAATTTTGCAAGATTTGGGTTTTTGGATATTAAACGACATCGTGTGGATAAAGCACAATCCGATGCCAAATTTTAAGGGGCGACGTTTTACCAACGCCCACGAAACATTAATTTGGGCAAGCAAGAGCAAGCCCGCCAAATACCAATTTCATTACCACGCGATGAAAACCCTGAACGACGATTTGCAAATGCGTTCCGATTGGTATTTACCGATATGTTCGGGCGGCGAGCGGATTAAAACCATCACCAATAATTTGCAAGATGGCAAGCACAGCACCAAGGCCACCGCCGCCCACCCAACGCAAAAACCCGAAAGCCTGCTCCAGCGGGTTATCATGGCCACCAGTTCGGTGGGCGATGTCGTGCTCGACCCATTTGCCGGCAGTGGCACCACCCTGGCGGTGGCAAAAAAATTGCGCCGCCATTACATTGGGTTCGAACGGGAAGAAAAATACGTCGCCATCAGCCGGTCGCGTTTGGCCAGCGTCAAACCCATCGCGCTTGACCATTTGGAAATTGCACAAAGCCCGGCGAAGCAAAAACGCATCGCCTTTGGCACCTTGGTCGAGCAGGGGGTGATAAAACCCGGCGACGAATTGGTCAGCCACCATAACAAATACCGCGCCAAGGTAATGGTTGATGGTTCGCTACGCGCCCTCGGCGCGACGCCAACAACCAATAGCACCAGTGGCAACGATAACAAAAACAAACAGCTGATGGGGAGCATTCACCAATTGCCAGCGCGATTGGAACAGATGGCCAGTTGCAACGGCTGGGGTTATTGGTATCTCACACGTGGTAAAAAACGCATCCTCATCGACGATTTGCGCTAA
- a CDS encoding OFA family MFS transporter: MKLFLHHFFSRNAIIARPGYNRWLVPPCALAVHLSIGMAYGFSVFWLPLSRAVGIDHVEACPSGTSLWQEIFLTDCDWRVSTLGWIFTLFFLFLGFSAAVLGRWVERVGPRNTGFVAALCWAGGLLISALGVELHQAWLMWLGAGALGGIGLGLGYISPVSTLMKWFPDRRGMASGLAIMGFGGGAMIGSPLANLLIGHFASATSVGVAQTLVVLAVVYYIYMTVGAFFYRVPADDWRPKNFQVKQDGDKKMISRHDIHVEDAFRTKQFWLMWLVLFCNVAAGIGLIGMASPMLQEIFAGQLLGVAKDFNDLSGDEKKQIATIAAGFTGLISLFNIIGRFAWSSASDKIGRKATYSIYFILGFVLYACLPSASHFQLLWGFVLAVGVIVSMYGGGFSTIPAYLSDIFGTKMVGAIHGRLLTAWAMAGIFGPVIVNYMREYQLHLGFSSAESYNQTMYILAGFLVVGLVANLFIYPVAMSVVQSSLKKFTMLDKVANAAKKLGKEIIVEAKGLMGSAGGGATDIVALQKRDKWQSAGHAATLAVAWGLVLLPLAWGFYQTMVAAVKIFG; encoded by the coding sequence ATGAAGTTGTTTCTTCATCATTTTTTTAGTCGTAATGCAATTATCGCGCGCCCGGGTTATAACCGTTGGCTGGTGCCGCCCTGTGCCCTGGCGGTGCATTTGTCGATTGGCATGGCCTATGGATTTTCGGTTTTTTGGTTACCCTTATCGCGCGCGGTCGGCATCGACCATGTTGAGGCCTGCCCCAGCGGCACCAGCCTGTGGCAAGAAATTTTCTTAACCGATTGCGATTGGCGGGTGTCGACCCTGGGGTGGATATTTACCCTGTTCTTTTTATTTCTTGGTTTTTCGGCGGCGGTGCTTGGTCGGTGGGTCGAACGGGTTGGGCCGCGCAACACCGGTTTTGTCGCCGCCCTTTGTTGGGCCGGTGGGTTGTTGATATCGGCCCTGGGGGTGGAATTGCACCAGGCCTGGCTGATGTGGCTTGGTGCCGGCGCGCTCGGCGGTATTGGGCTGGGGTTGGGTTATATATCGCCGGTGTCGACCCTGATGAAATGGTTCCCCGACCGGCGCGGCATGGCGTCGGGCCTGGCCATTATGGGGTTTGGCGGCGGCGCAATGATTGGCAGTCCGCTGGCAAATTTATTGATAGGCCATTTTGCCTCGGCCACGTCGGTCGGCGTGGCGCAAACGCTGGTCGTGCTGGCGGTGGTATATTATATTTACATGACGGTGGGGGCGTTTTTTTATCGCGTGCCGGCCGATGATTGGCGGCCAAAAAATTTTCAAGTCAAACAAGACGGCGATAAAAAAATGATAAGCCGCCACGATATTCATGTCGAGGATGCGTTTCGCACCAAACAATTTTGGTTGATGTGGTTGGTGCTGTTTTGCAACGTGGCGGCCGGCATCGGGTTGATAGGCATGGCATCGCCGATGTTACAAGAAATCTTTGCCGGCCAATTGCTCGGCGTGGCGAAGGATTTCAACGACCTGTCGGGCGATGAAAAAAAACAAATCGCCACCATCGCCGCCGGCTTTACCGGCTTGATTAGCCTGTTTAACATCATCGGGCGATTTGCCTGGTCGTCGGCGTCTGACAAAATTGGGCGCAAGGCAACCTACAGCATTTATTTTATTCTTGGTTTTGTGCTTTATGCCTGCCTGCCCAGCGCGAGCCATTTTCAGTTATTGTGGGGGTTTGTTCTGGCGGTCGGCGTGATTGTGTCGATGTATGGCGGCGGTTTTTCGACCATTCCGGCTTACCTGTCTGATATTTTTGGCACCAAGATGGTTGGCGCGATCCATGGCCGGTTGTTAACCGCCTGGGCGATGGCGGGTATTTTTGGTCCGGTGATTGTCAATTACATGCGCGAATATCAACTCCATTTGGGTTTTTCCTCGGCCGAGTCCTATAACCAAACGATGTATATTTTGGCGGGGTTTTTGGTGGTGGGTTTGGTTGCCAATTTATTTATTTATCCGGTGGCGATGTCGGTGGTGCAATCATCGCTTAAGAAATTTACCATGTTGGATAAGGTTGCCAATGCGGCAAAAAAACTTGGCAAGGAAATTATCGTGGAGGCAAAGGGCTTGATGGGTTCGGCCGGTGGGGGAGCAACCGATATTGTCGCGTTGCAAAAACGCGACAAATGGCAAAGCGCCGGACATGCCGCGACCTTGGCCGTGGCATGGGGGTTGGTGTTGTTGCCCTTGGCCTGGGGTTTTTATCAAACAATGGTGGCGGCGGTTAAAATCTTCGGCTAA
- the queA gene encoding tRNA preQ1(34) S-adenosylmethionine ribosyltransferase-isomerase QueA — translation MNVKMNGRGDLAAPAMPQQAAPQTATDAANFFFDYDLPPALIAQHPTTPREQGRLLLYRDGVYDDHVVGDLPQLLPDNSVVVFNNSRVIPAKLTGRIARAKAERIIDVNLVRAEKIGERFLWQAMVRGLKKIAVGDDINFAPGGDVTGNAAQNFTARVVEKLPSGLAKLEFHDQKNFWHNLEQHGQMPIPPYLKRSPDDADKLDYQTIFAEKNGSVASPTASLHFTEKLKQQLLARGIMFLPVTLHVGLGTFLPIKGDIKDHVMHQEWGVIDADTVAQYNRARAEGKKIIALGTTSLRLLESAIDKDGRLRPFDGATDIFIKPPYRVTSADYLLTNFHLPHSTLLLLVNSFIGAGATKKLYETAIARGYRFYSYGDACLLKQP, via the coding sequence ATGAATGTTAAAATGAACGGGCGAGGCGACCTAGCCGCGCCGGCCATGCCCCAGCAAGCCGCGCCGCAAACCGCGACCGATGCGGCCAATTTTTTTTTCGATTACGACCTGCCGCCCGCGCTCATCGCCCAGCACCCGACCACACCGCGCGAGCAGGGGCGGTTGTTGCTGTATCGCGATGGTGTCTATGACGACCATGTGGTGGGCGACCTGCCGCAATTATTACCGGACAATAGCGTGGTCGTGTTTAACAACAGCCGGGTTATTCCGGCAAAATTGACCGGGCGTATTGCGCGGGCAAAGGCGGAAAGAATCATCGATGTTAATTTGGTGCGGGCGGAAAAAATCGGCGAAAGATTTTTGTGGCAAGCCATGGTGCGGGGTTTAAAAAAAATTGCGGTCGGCGATGATATTAATTTTGCCCCGGGTGGCGACGTGACGGGCAACGCGGCGCAGAATTTCACCGCCCGCGTGGTGGAAAAATTGCCGAGCGGTTTGGCCAAGTTGGAATTTCACGACCAAAAAAATTTTTGGCATAATTTGGAACAACATGGCCAGATGCCGATTCCGCCCTACCTTAAGCGAAGCCCCGATGACGCCGATAAATTGGATTATCAAACTATCTTTGCCGAAAAAAATGGCTCGGTGGCCAGCCCGACCGCCAGCCTGCATTTTACCGAAAAATTGAAACAACAATTGTTGGCGCGTGGCATTATGTTTTTGCCGGTGACGTTGCATGTTGGGCTGGGAACTTTTTTACCGATTAAGGGCGATATCAAGGACCATGTCATGCACCAAGAATGGGGGGTTATCGACGCCGATACGGTGGCGCAATATAATCGCGCAAGGGCGGAGGGCAAAAAAATTATCGCCCTGGGCACCACCAGTTTGCGCCTGTTGGAATCGGCGATTGATAAAGACGGGCGGTTGCGCCCGTTCGACGGCGCGACCGATATTTTTATCAAACCGCCATACCGCGTTACATCGGCCGATTATTTGCTGACCAATTTTCACCTGCCCCATTCGACCTTGCTATTATTAGTGAATAGTTTTATTGGCGCGGGGGCAACCAAAAAATTATACGAAACGGCGATTGCCCGTGGCTATCGTTTTTATTCCTATGGGGATGCCTGTTTATTAAAACAGCCATAA
- the tgt gene encoding tRNA guanosine(34) transglycosylase Tgt codes for MKFTLEKENQFGRLGLVQTAHGVFQTPAFMPVATQGAMKAMRINDLATTGAGIILGNSYHLFLRPGLSVIEQHGGLHQFMNWAGPILTDSGGFQVMSLSKLTTITDDGVWFRSPIDGAKHFFTPALVMDIQKKLGSDISMVFDQCISYPNDKKLVAAAMKKSMAWAKICRDVFVERPGYGVFGIVQGGVHGDLRQESCNDLLPMDFHGLAIGGLAVGEGQEMMLATLDHALPHLPKNKPRYLMGVGKPDDIMKSVARGVDMFDCVLPARSGRHGQVFVRGPNGADDFENYQTINIKNNEHRTAMVPLDKHCPCPACRDYTRAYLNHLFHAGEFLSHILLTWHNQLFYQDMMQFLRGRINNAKTEGFSGASAI; via the coding sequence ATGAAATTTACCTTAGAAAAAGAAAATCAATTTGGCCGCCTCGGGCTGGTGCAAACCGCCCATGGGGTTTTTCAAACCCCGGCCTTCATGCCGGTCGCGACCCAGGGGGCGATGAAGGCCATGCGTATCAACGACCTGGCCACCACCGGCGCGGGGATTATTCTGGGCAATAGCTATCATTTGTTTTTGCGGCCTGGGCTTTCGGTTATCGAACAACATGGCGGGTTGCACCAATTCATGAATTGGGCGGGGCCGATATTGACCGATTCGGGCGGCTTCCAAGTGATGAGCCTGTCGAAACTAACCACCATTACCGACGACGGGGTGTGGTTTCGCTCGCCCATCGACGGTGCGAAACATTTTTTTACACCGGCGTTGGTGATGGATATTCAAAAAAAATTGGGTAGCGACATCAGCATGGTGTTCGACCAATGTATCAGCTACCCCAACGACAAAAAATTGGTGGCGGCGGCGATGAAAAAATCGATGGCCTGGGCCAAAATATGCCGCGATGTTTTTGTCGAACGGCCGGGTTATGGCGTTTTTGGTATTGTCCAGGGTGGGGTGCATGGCGATTTGCGCCAAGAATCATGCAATGATTTATTGCCGATGGATTTTCACGGCCTGGCGATTGGCGGCCTGGCGGTGGGGGAGGGGCAGGAAATGATGCTGGCCACGCTTGACCACGCCCTGCCCCATTTGCCAAAAAACAAACCACGTTATTTAATGGGGGTGGGCAAACCCGATGATATTATGAAATCGGTGGCGCGCGGGGTTGATATGTTCGATTGCGTTTTGCCGGCGCGGTCGGGCCGCCATGGCCAGGTTTTTGTGCGCGGCCCCAATGGCGCGGATGATTTTGAAAATTACCAAACCATCAATATCAAAAACAACGAACACCGCACGGCCATGGTGCCGCTGGATAAACATTGCCCATGCCCGGCGTGCCGTGATTACACCCGTGCTTACCTTAACCATTTATTCCATGCTGGCGAATTTTTATCGCATATTTTGTTGACTTGGCACAACCAGCTGTTTTATCAGGACATGATGCAATTTTTACGGGGTAGAATAAATAATGCAAAAACAGAGGGTTTTTCGGGGGCGTCAGCAATATAA